The following proteins are co-located in the Camelina sativa cultivar DH55 chromosome 12, Cs, whole genome shotgun sequence genome:
- the LOC104732934 gene encoding phenolic glucoside malonyltransferase 1-like has product MVTKEMVSSRNIIEVARVTPTNPDSSESVTLPLTFFDLFWYKLHPVERVIFYRLTDATRPFFDSVIVPNLKTSLSSSLSHYLPLAGKLVWEQLDTKPSIVYSPNDAVSFTVAESNADFSRLTGNKPYPTAELYPFVPELRVTDDSASAVSLQVTLFPNQGFCIGINAHHAVLDGKTTTMFLKSWAHACINQDSSLPEDLTPSYDRTVIKSPTDLDTEILNAWHSVAKMFTGGKEPENPKSLKLLWSPEIGPHVVRYTLNLTKEDIQNLREQLKRESSVSSSPKELRLSTFVIVYSYVLTCMIKARGGDPNRPVGFGFAVDCRSLMVPPVPSSYFGNCVSASFKMPFKAETFMSKEGFLAAASMVSDLVEALDESTAWKIPEILGAFMTLPPGAQLLSVAGSTRFGVYGLDFGWGRPEKVVVVSIDQGEAISLAESRDGNGGVEVGFSLKKHEMDVLIDLLHNGLKD; this is encoded by the coding sequence ATGGTGACCAAAGAAATGGTTTCATCACGTAATATCATTGAGGTGGCACGAGTCACCCCTACAAACCCCGACTCGTCCGAGTCAGTAACTCTCCCACTCACCTTCTTCGACTTATTCTGGTACAAACTCCACCCCGTCGAACGAGTCATCTTCTACAGACTCACCGACGCAACTCGCCCTTTCTTCGACTCAGTCATCGTCCCCAATCTCAAAACCTCTCTGTCCTCATCCCTCTCTCACTATCTCCCACTCGCCGGCAAACTCGTTTGGGAACAACTTGACACCAAACCAAGCATCGTCTACTCCCCAAACGATGCCGTTTCATTCACCGTCGCCGAGTCAAACGCCGACTTCTCACGTTTAACCGGAAACAAACCATACCCCACCGCCGAGCTATACCCGTTCGTCCCCGAGTTACGTGTCACCGACGACTCCGCCTCTGCCGTGTCGTTGCAAGTCACGTTATTTCCAAACCAAGGGTTCTGCATCGGCATAAACGCACACCATGCCGTTTTAGATGGAAAAACAACAACCATGTTTCTCAAATCTTGGGCGCACGCATGTATAAATCAAGATTCTTCTCTACCGGAGGATTTAACCCCAAGTTACGACCGCACGGTCATAAAAAGCCCGACGGATTTGGATACAGAGATCCTGAACGCTTGGCACTCAGTAGCCAAAATGTTCACCGGCGGTAAAGAACCAGAAAACCCCAAGAGTTTAAAGCTCTTGTGGTCGCCGGAGATAGGTCCCCACGTCGTCCGGTACACTCTCAATCTCACCAAAGAAGACATTCAAAATCTTAGAGAACAACTCAAGAGAGaatcctctgtttcatcttcaCCAAAGGAGCTTCGCTTATCCACGTTTGTGATTGTTTACTCGTACGTTTTGACGTGTATGATCAAAGCTAGAGGCGGTGATCCGAATAGACCAGTCGGGTTCGGGTTCGCGGTGGATTGTCGAAGTCTCATGGTTCCACCGGTTCCATCGAGTTATTTCGGCAATTGTGTCTCTGCTTCTTTTAAAATGCCGTTTAAGGCAGAGACTTTTATGAGTAAAGAAGGGTTTTTAGCTGCTGCGAGTATGGTTAGTGATTTGGTTGAGGCATTGGATGAGAGTACAGCATGGAAGATCCCAGAGATTTTGGGAGCATTTATGACTCTTCCACCAGGAGCACAGCTTCTGTCTGTTGCGGGTTCGACCCGGTTCGGAGTATACGGGTTGGATTTCGGGTGGGGAAGACCGGAGAAAGTGGTGGTTGTATCGATTGATCAAGGCGAAGCGATTTCCTTGGCGGAGAGTAGAGATGGAAATGGCGGTGTGGAGGTTGGCTTCTCTCTCAAGAAACATGAAATGGATGTTCTCATTGATTTGCTTCATAACGGCCTCAAAgattaa